A genomic window from Candidatus Binatia bacterium includes:
- a CDS encoding CopG family antitoxin gives MKKNKSSISKARSYAETGEFWDEHDLSDFWKKTKKVKFDVVLEPEATYYPVEKGLSEKIQSVARKQGVPSDALVNLWLEQKIREQKSSRSAGKLSAKNT, from the coding sequence ATGAAAAAAAATAAAAGTTCAATTTCTAAAGCGCGCTCGTACGCGGAGACCGGAGAGTTCTGGGATGAGCACGACTTGAGTGATTTTTGGAAGAAGACGAAAAAGGTAAAATTCGACGTGGTACTCGAGCCCGAAGCGACTTACTACCCCGTCGAAAAGGGGCTGTCCGAGAAAATTCAGTCGGTGGCCCGCAAACAGGGGGTACCCTCCGATGCTCTCGTTAACCTCTGGCTGGAGCAGAAGATCAGGGAACAGAAGTCTTCAAGATCAGCAGGTAAGCTAAGCGCAAAGAACACATAG
- a CDS encoding BrnT family toxin codes for MKISGIIWLPEIVEKISRKHRVEQEEVREVLMSSSHFRFVEKGHRKGENVYSGMGQTSAGRYLVVFFVRKKSQQALILSARNMTGSERKRYEKK; via the coding sequence TTGAAAATATCGGGTATCATCTGGTTGCCTGAGATCGTCGAGAAGATCAGCCGCAAACACCGAGTCGAGCAGGAAGAGGTGCGAGAAGTTCTAATGAGTTCGTCACATTTTAGGTTTGTTGAAAAGGGCCACCGAAAAGGTGAGAATGTCTATTCAGGGATGGGTCAGACGAGCGCAGGTCGTTATCTTGTTGTCTTTTTCGTGCGCAAGAAGAGTCAACAAGCCTTAATCCTGTCGGCGCGAAACATGACCGGTAGTGAAAGGAAAAGATATGAAAAAAAATAA